Proteins co-encoded in one Podospora pseudoanserina strain CBS 124.78 chromosome 7 map unlocalized CBS124.78p_7, whole genome shotgun sequence genomic window:
- a CDS encoding uncharacterized protein (EggNog:ENOG503NY7Q; COG:S) has translation MLSRRLQPLVFLLLISFLSLSVFAQYDPIKDFCRRHGHQSAVVDNRLYIDGGLVNWKPFTSSSSNYTNPFLIFSDLSTETKDMPTLHANLSKNATVPSVMGGKLWEDSVNKRLYLYGGETYQAPPTNFLLYAYDILKDKWDSFGPPTGTAAIIPTSFGAGVSIAARGEAYYYGGFHNNGSVPGWTGPPRASNRLIKYDMDSNAWSNVTGPDDVRRAEGEMVFLPVGDAGMLVYFGGSQDLYGNGTLTPEPLDTIFLYDLANSKWYAQKATGRIPESRRRFCGGATWAQDQSSYNIYIYGGSGFPPSTAGFDDIYVLTIPSFQWIRGPYPKDSNVTGPFPKNMMSCNVVNNAQMVIIGGSNSNATGYECDVDTVGGQHNMNLGEENPENAIWARYQPKLTTYAVPTFIMSAVGGRNTGGARVLTPSGGFNAPDLSVLMTRKAVISTRTPTRDVSPATSSPAPTGEGEPAPPLSPGAIAGIAVGGAVVLIALLAGCCCFIRYRQKHYKGPRQPNQAIPPHGWGPSGPLTPASPAVTQISYAHTVPTQPQSPVMLPSVPVYPPAELGANDNSHYRTARTSPASMAAKHDSSPWGTHASTPQTLEPPTPASGPYPARSPSYTERDPRDVQPGAPYWSTTPPQVQQPQFRPTQDAQGGNAWLGVQQTWHRPGSSH, from the exons ATGCTTTCCCGACGGCTTCAACCTCTCGTCTTTCTCTTGTTGATATCATTCTTGTCCCTGTCAGTTTTTGCACAGTATGATCCAATCAAGGATTTCTGCCGACGCCATGGACATCAGTCGGCCGTTGTCGACAATCGACTGTACATAGACGGCGGGTTGGTGAACTGGAAGCCATTcacctcgtcgtcttcaAATTACACAA ATCCGTTCCTTATCTTTAGCGATCTCAGCACTGAGACCAAGGATATGCCCACGCTGCATGCCAACCTTTCCAAAAATGCGACAGTTCCAAGCGTCATGGGCGGCAAGTTGTGGGAGGATTCGGTCAACAAAAGATTGTACTTGTACGGCGGCGAAACCTACCAggcacccccaaccaacTTTCTCCTCTACGCCTATGACATTCTTAAGGACAAGTGGGATTCTTTCGGCCCGCCAACTGGAACGGCAGCTATCATCCCAACGAGCTTTGGAGCCGGTGTATCGATTGCGGCACGAGGAGAGGCGTATTATTATGGCGGCTTTCATAACAATGGCTCCGTTCCGGGCTGGACAGGGCCGCCGCGTGCATCTAACAGACTGATCAAGTACGACATGGACAGCAACGCATGGAGCAATGTGACCGGCCCTGATGACGTGAGAAGGGCCGAAGGCGAGATGGTCTTTCTTCCCGTTGGTGACGCCGGCATGCTTGTCTATTTTGGTGGTAGTCAAGACTTGTACGGCAATGGGACCTTGACACCCGAGCCTTTGGACACCATCTTTCTCTACGACCTTGCTAACTCGAAATGGTATGCGCAAAAGGCAACTGGAAGGATACCAGAGAGTCGACGTCGATTCTGTGGAGGTGCTACCTGGGCTCAAGATCAGTCCAGTTACAACAT CTACATTTATGGCGGTTCCGGCTTCCCTCCAAGCACGGCAGGATTCGATGACATCTACGTCCTAACCATCCCGAGTTTCCAGTGGATCAGGGGTCCATATCCAAAGGACAGCAATGTCACCGGTCCGTTTCCAAAGAACATGATGAGCTGCAATGTTGTCAATAATGCTCAGATGGTCATCATCGGCGGCTCGAACTCCAACGCAACAGGTTACGAATGTGACGTAGACACGGTTGGGGGGCAGCACAACATGAATCTTGGTGAGGAGAACCCAGAGAATGCCATTTGGGCAAGATACCAACCAAAGCTTACGACATATGCCGTGCCTACTTTCATCATGTCGGCCGTGGGTGGCCGTAACACCGGAGGAGCTAGGGTTCTCACACCGTCCGGCGGCTTCAACGCGCCAGATCTCTCGGTGTTGATGACCAGGAAAGCCGTCATATCAACTCGAACACCTACACGAGACGTCAGTCCTGCCACTTCCTCGCCTGCCCCGACCGGAGAAGGCGAACCCGCACCACCGTTGAGCCCCGGAGCCATTGCAGGGATTGCCGTCGGAGGCGCCGTGGTTCTCATCGCCCTTCTcgccggctgctgctgtttcATCCGTTATCGCCAAAAGCACTACAAGGGACCtcgccagcccaaccaaGCCATCCCCCCTCACGGTTGGGGACCATCCGGGCCCCTCACGCCCGCATCTCCAGCCGTCACGCAAATTTCCTACGCCCACACCGTTCCAACCCAACCGCAGTCGCCGGTGATGCTCCCATCGGTCCCGGTATACCCCCCAGCAGAACTCGGCGCCAATGACAATTCCCATTATCGGACAGCGAGAACAAGCCCAGCGAGTATGGCAGCGAAGCACGACAGCTCACCCTGGGGCACGCACGCGTCAACGCCGCAGACATTGGAGCCACCAACTCCGGCAAGCGGGCCTTATCCGGCACGATCCCCGTCGTACACAGAGCGGGATCCGAGAGATGTGCAACCGGGTGCTCCGTACTGGTCTACGACTCCGCCACAGGTACAGCAACCACAGTTTCGACCAACGCAGGACGCCCAGGGTGGGAACGCGTGGTTGGGTGTTCAGCAGACATGGCACAGGCCAGGATCATCTCATTGA
- a CDS encoding uncharacterized protein (COG:P; EggNog:ENOG503NY83), producing the protein MNRPSRTDDDFEHPDWNQNPPFLAPDLTTCEDLNGIANAREQRNGASGGAASAFGVLNDEKGSFIKNCDKQTRAWGPNPSAMSGHPPIAAPQTVLGGEGRACHSQPLIRPPSGWIGWLLSVVAVSTIVHVAGHGVPVLFSGGHPVETTTASSIAVVTRESSLLLKQLTKRQDNGRCGTNGNATADYNMPLHVGALVIILAVSGLACALPMIALKFPIIRIPKRFFFAVRHFGTGVLLATAFVHLLPTAFISLGDPCLSSFWTDDYPAMPGAIALLGIFFVAVIEMVFSPARQYTPRPGRQVEDSDGSQAQEEPPHRHRSTSFGGHCSQAPVLAAITRPSGTTRRGSQAVVEPVSEESVAVGRETPAVSPDEKMRSKELLGSAVESQQVGLTEEQLHKKKILQCMLLEVGILFHSIFIGMALSVAVGGNFVVLLIAVAFHQTFEGLALGARIASINWQKGMLQPWFMVLAYGCTTPIGQAIGLATHTLYAPDSEFGLILVGTMNAISSGLLVFAALIELLAEDFLSDDSWATLRGRKRVAACFLVLFGAICMSLVGAWA; encoded by the exons ATGAACCGCCCTTCGAGAACAGACGATGACTTTGAGCATCCTGATTGGAACCAGAACCCGCCGTTTCTCGCTCCCGACCTCACCACTTGCGAGGACCTCAATGGCATCGCAAACGCCCGCGAGCAGCGCAATGGCGCATCAGGAGGGGCAGCCAGTGCATTTGGGGTATTAAATGACGAGAAGGGGAGTTTTATCAAAAATTGCGACAAGCAAACCCGCGCTTGGGGGCCCAATCCCTCTGCAATGAGCGGTC ATCCGCCCATTGCAGCCCCCCAGACAGTGCTAGGTGGTGAAGGCCGAGCCTGTCATTCCCAGCCTCTGATCCGGCCCCCCTCGGGCTGGATTGGATGGCTTCTCTCTGTTGTCGCTGTGTCGACAATAGTGCACGTTGCCGGACACGGTGTACCGGTCCTGTTTTCGGGTGGTCATCCCGTCGAGACGACCACCGCCAGTTCCATTGCTGTTGTTACCCGCGAATCTTCTCTGCTCTTGAAGCAGCTCACCAAGCGCCAGGACAATGGTCGCTGCGGTACAAATGGCAATGCTACCGCCGACTACAACATGCCGCTTCATGTGGGCGCCCTGGTTatcatcctcgccgtctcCGGACTGGCTTGCGCTCTGCCCATGATCGCCCTCAAGTTTCCCATCATTCGCATCCCCAAGCGCTTCTTTTTCGCTGTTCGTCATTTTGGTACCGGTGTCCTGCTCGCCACCGCTTTCGTGCATCTCCTCCCGACGGCTTTCATCTCTCTTGGCGACCCCTGcctctccagcttctggACTGATGACTACCCCGCTATGCCGGGGGCTATTGCCCTGCTTGGAATTTTCTTCGTGGCCGTCATCGAGATGGTGTTTAGCCCTGCTCGTCAGTACACCCCTCGTCCTGGGAGACAGGTCGAGGACAGTGATGGGTCACAGGCGCAAGAGGAGCCTCCCCATCGTCACCGGTCTACGTCCTTTGGTGGCCACTGTTCCCAGGCACCAGTACTGGCTGCTATCACGAGGCCTTCGGGGACCACTCGCCGGGGAAGccaggctgttgttgagcctgTTTCCGAGGAGAGTGTGGCGGTTGGGCGTGAAACCCCGGCCGTTTCCCCAGATGAGAAGATGAGGTCTAAGGAACTGCTTGGGAGCGCTGTGGAATCCCAGCAAGTCGGCCTTACTGAGGAGCAGCTacacaagaagaagatcttACAGTGCATGCTTCTCGAGGTCGGCATCTTGTTTCACAGTATTTTCATTGGTATGGCGTTAAGTGTCGCCGTCGGCGGCAACTTTGTGGTCTTGTTAATTGCTGTTGCCTTTCACC AAACGTTTGAGGGTCTCGCATTGGGAGCTCGTATTGCCTCTATCAACTGGCAAAAGGGGATGTTGCAGCCATGGTTCATGGTGTTAGCTTATGGATGCAC GACACCTATTGGTCAAGCAATTGGTCTAGCCACCCACACGCTTTACGCCCCCGACTCTGAGTTTGGCCTGATCTTGGTGGGAACCATGAACGCCATCTCATCGGGACTGCTTGTTTTTGCCGCCCTTATCGAGTTGCTGGCGGAGGACTTTCTCAGTGATGACAGCTGGGCTACCCTCCGCGGTCGCAAGCGGGTTGCGGCCTGCTTCCTTGTGCTTTTTGGCGCGATTTGCATGAGTTTAGTTGGAGCCTGGGCTTAG